The following proteins come from a genomic window of Candidatus Zymogenus saltonus:
- a CDS encoding M23 family metallopeptidase — MREKDGIYFTRTLKAVGRRLVRSALFFAAISVMTLAPGISSHSADLVCPGEMVQGEIVVITINGEGDIVDSEGLFDSRRIYFNPSSRPYIFFGLLSADLTAKPVARRLTVTVRKSDGTKELLGREIKVKKGDFKTQYLTLEKKWVHYSDEDMKRIREDNRALAALYKTETGDRLWSKPFIMPLTGRISSDFGLRRFINGEPRASHSGIDIVEVAGTPVAAPNDGRVALVREMFFSGLSLFIDHGQGLYTMFFHLSEVAVKEGDTITRGETIAFVGATGRVTGAHLHFGVRHTGNKVSPWDLVNLKIP; from the coding sequence ATGCGGGAAAAAGACGGCATCTATTTTACTCGTACGCTCAAAGCGGTAGGCAGAAGACTTGTCAGGTCGGCCCTCTTTTTTGCGGCGATTTCGGTCATGACGCTGGCGCCGGGGATATCCTCTCACTCGGCGGATCTCGTCTGCCCGGGCGAGATGGTTCAGGGGGAAATCGTAGTCATAACGATAAACGGAGAGGGTGATATTGTCGATTCCGAAGGTCTCTTCGACTCGAGGCGCATCTACTTCAATCCCTCATCCCGGCCCTACATATTCTTCGGGCTTCTGAGCGCCGACCTCACTGCGAAACCGGTCGCAAGGCGGCTGACCGTTACCGTAAGAAAGAGCGACGGCACAAAGGAACTCCTGGGCCGCGAGATAAAAGTCAAGAAGGGCGACTTCAAGACGCAGTATCTGACCCTCGAAAAGAAGTGGGTTCACTACTCAGATGAGGACATGAAGAGGATAAGGGAGGACAACCGGGCGCTCGCTGCTCTCTACAAGACCGAGACCGGCGACAGGCTCTGGTCGAAGCCGTTCATCATGCCCCTCACAGGGAGGATCTCCAGCGACTTCGGATTGAGAAGATTTATCAACGGGGAGCCAAGGGCATCCCACAGCGGGATAGACATCGTGGAAGTTGCCGGCACGCCTGTCGCTGCCCCAAACGACGGGAGGGTGGCGCTGGTAAGGGAGATGTTCTTCTCCGGCTTGTCCCTCTTCATCGATCACGGCCAGGGCCTCTACACGATGTTCTTTCACCTCTCGGAGGTGGCGGTAAAAGAGGGAGACACCATAACCCGGGGGGAGACGATAGCCTTCGTCGGTGCAACGGGGAGGGTCACCGGAGCGCACCTCCACTTCGGCGTTCGCCACACCGGAAACAAGGTCAGCCCCTGGGATCTCGTTAATCTAAAAATCCCCTGA
- a CDS encoding nitroreductase family protein has product MTTIIQETCRRCGLCAEVCSAKIIREVDGRYEYQPYPDWACFKCGLCMAVCPTKSIIVEGLDYRDFPALKKKNVDFDSLYQMLLGRRSIRSYKKDKVPRNVIKSIVDAAATAPMGVPPSMVELTIFDKRADMEALIDMIAKEYEGLLWIMKTPMRLILRLMHGKIMYDVLREHVVPAAGICIEERKRGRDVITYDAPVLILFHINPHGASNMEDVWIAATYASIGAQSLGLGSCFIGMIPPVVERSKKIKEKFRIPVENRVLAAMILGIPAVKFKRSVPRELGGVAYVS; this is encoded by the coding sequence ATGACGACAATTATTCAGGAGACCTGCAGGAGGTGCGGTTTGTGTGCGGAGGTATGCTCCGCCAAGATAATCAGGGAGGTGGACGGCCGATACGAGTATCAACCCTATCCGGACTGGGCCTGCTTCAAGTGCGGGCTCTGCATGGCGGTATGTCCCACAAAATCGATTATCGTTGAAGGGCTCGATTACAGGGACTTTCCGGCCCTGAAAAAAAAGAATGTCGATTTTGACTCCCTCTACCAGATGCTGCTGGGGAGGAGGTCGATAAGGAGCTACAAAAAGGACAAGGTGCCGAGGAATGTCATCAAATCGATCGTGGACGCCGCCGCAACGGCCCCCATGGGGGTGCCGCCGAGCATGGTGGAGCTTACCATATTCGACAAGAGGGCGGATATGGAGGCGCTGATAGATATGATCGCAAAGGAGTACGAAGGGCTTTTGTGGATCATGAAGACACCCATGAGGCTAATATTAAGGCTGATGCACGGCAAGATCATGTACGATGTTCTAAGGGAGCACGTTGTGCCGGCCGCGGGGATCTGCATCGAGGAGAGAAAGCGGGGCAGGGACGTCATCACATACGACGCCCCCGTGCTGATCCTCTTTCACATCAATCCCCACGGCGCCAGCAACATGGAGGATGTCTGGATCGCCGCGACGTACGCCTCGATAGGGGCTCAATCCCTCGGGCTCGGGAGCTGTTTTATAGGGATGATCCCCCCGGTCGTGGAAAGGAGCAAAAAGATAAAGGAGAAGTTTAGGATACCTGTGGAAAACAGGGTATTGGCCGCTATGATCCTTGGGATTCCGGCGGTGAAGTTCAAGAGGAGCGTCCCCAGGGAACTGGGCGGCGTCGCCTATGTGTCCTGA
- a CDS encoding glycerophosphodiester phosphodiesterase — MKPKPFLKSKPPIIFAHRGAHARFPENTIPAFEEALRVGTNYIETDTQLTRDGVPILHHDDNVVNLTGEDRFIRDLTLKELKKLDAGYTFSPDGGKSFPHRGKGIHIPSLEEVLRKFDLARFNIDIKDGTAESAKVVLYIVKRHKAGDRVLLASFAHPALAYIRKEAPEIATSACRKEVVRFLIDSLIRGKRVKAVPYDALQVPEKQHGIKVVNRRLLKGAKALGLQVHVWTINDEETMKRLLKLGVDGIITDRPDIALQVARSFKNTRQIF, encoded by the coding sequence GTGAAGCCTAAGCCCTTTTTAAAGTCGAAGCCGCCCATCATTTTCGCCCACAGGGGCGCCCACGCCCGATTCCCGGAGAACACGATCCCCGCCTTCGAAGAGGCCCTGAGGGTGGGAACTAACTACATCGAAACGGACACCCAGCTGACGAGAGACGGCGTTCCTATCCTCCACCACGACGACAACGTGGTAAATCTAACAGGTGAGGATAGGTTCATTCGGGACCTCACCCTAAAAGAGCTGAAGAAACTGGACGCCGGGTATACTTTTTCGCCCGACGGGGGAAAGAGCTTCCCCCACCGCGGCAAAGGGATACATATCCCCTCACTGGAGGAGGTCCTCAGGAAATTCGACCTTGCCAGGTTCAACATCGATATCAAGGACGGAACAGCCGAGAGCGCAAAGGTGGTTCTTTATATTGTAAAAAGGCATAAGGCTGGTGACAGGGTCCTTTTGGCCTCCTTCGCCCATCCTGCCCTCGCCTACATCAGAAAAGAGGCGCCGGAGATTGCCACCAGCGCCTGCCGGAAAGAGGTCGTAAGATTCCTGATAGACTCCCTAATCAGGGGAAAACGTGTCAAGGCCGTCCCCTACGACGCCCTTCAGGTTCCCGAAAAACAGCACGGCATAAAGGTGGTAAACAGGAGGCTTTTAAAAGGGGCTAAGGCCCTGGGCCTTCAGGTGCACGTTTGGACGATAAACGACGAGGAGACGATGAAGAGGCTCCTCAAGCTCGGGGTGGATGGAATCATCACCGACCGCCCCGATATTGCGCTGCAGGTCGCAAGGTCGTTCAAAAACACTCGACAAATATTTTAG
- the xseB gene encoding exodeoxyribonuclease VII small subunit — protein MARKEEEAGFDLELGEFDAGLEKLEEIVERLDAGELNLEESLSTFEEGMKLIKALTKKLEEAEKRIDILKKGGDGQIKIEQFEGEG, from the coding sequence GTGGCCAGAAAGGAAGAGGAGGCCGGCTTCGATTTAGAGCTTGGAGAATTCGACGCTGGACTTGAAAAATTGGAGGAGATAGTCGAGAGACTGGATGCGGGCGAGCTGAACCTCGAGGAGTCCCTTTCTACATTCGAGGAAGGGATGAAGCTGATAAAGGCGCTGACAAAGAAACTGGAAGAGGCGGAAAAGAGGATAGATATACTGAAAAAAGGCGGAGACGGGCAAATCAAGATTGAACAATTCGAGGGGGAGGGCTGA
- a CDS encoding polyprenyl synthetase family protein, whose translation MFNLSDYLNDRRKLIDGGLKKVIDDLDEASGTLKRAMEYSLFSGGKRLRPILAFAAAEAVGGTAVDALPAAVALELIHTYSLVHDDLPAMDDDDLRRGIPTSHKVFGEAQAVLAGDALLTKAFSVLTDSANNNTDPKKLLTVAHEIAVAAGEEGMLGGQIADIESERKEVDLPSLEFIHIRKTGALILASVRSGAILGDSGTKRLDEKSLQKLSEYGRNIGLAFQISDDILDVIGDKEVMGKKPGQDHVKGKATYPSLLGLSESKRMAEELVKRAIESLSGFGDAAQPLRAIGNFIIERQS comes from the coding sequence ATTTTTAACCTTTCGGACTACCTAAACGACAGACGCAAGCTGATCGATGGGGGCTTGAAGAAGGTAATCGATGATCTCGACGAAGCCTCCGGGACACTGAAGCGGGCGATGGAATACAGCCTCTTTTCGGGAGGCAAGAGGTTGAGGCCGATTCTCGCCTTCGCCGCCGCAGAGGCGGTCGGAGGAACGGCTGTGGACGCCCTTCCCGCCGCTGTTGCCCTGGAGCTCATCCACACATATTCGCTGGTTCACGACGACCTCCCCGCGATGGACGACGACGACCTGAGGCGGGGAATCCCTACAAGCCACAAGGTCTTCGGAGAGGCGCAGGCCGTCCTTGCCGGAGACGCCCTTCTGACAAAGGCCTTTTCGGTGTTGACCGACTCCGCAAACAACAACACCGATCCGAAAAAGCTGTTGACCGTCGCCCACGAGATCGCCGTCGCCGCGGGAGAGGAGGGGATGCTCGGGGGACAGATCGCCGACATAGAGTCTGAGAGGAAGGAGGTCGACCTCCCCAGCCTCGAATTCATCCACATCAGAAAGACCGGCGCGCTGATCCTGGCGTCGGTCCGCTCCGGAGCGATATTGGGCGACTCCGGCACAAAGAGATTGGACGAGAAGTCACTGCAGAAGCTGAGCGAATACGGCAGAAATATTGGCCTGGCGTTTCAGATATCGGACGACATATTGGACGTCATCGGAGACAAGGAAGTAATGGGGAAAAAACCGGGGCAGGATCACGTAAAAGGCAAGGCCACGTACCCTTCCCTCCTGGGACTTTCCGAGTCGAAGAGGATGGCGGAAGAGCTGGTAAAAAGGGCGATTGAATCCCTTTCGGGCTTCGGCGATGCGGCGCAGCCCCTAAGGGCAATCGGGAACTTCATAATTGAGAGGCAATCTTGA
- a CDS encoding TlyA family RNA methyltransferase, protein MAPPKSRDERDLRPRLDTLLVDRGLLPTREKSRALIMAGEVLVDGEPVVKSGTRVKRDSEIVILDKTPRYVSRGGIKLEAALSAFSPEVEGKVALDVGASTGGFTDCLLKFGAAHVYALDVGYGQLDWRLRNDPRVTVLERKNIRSVKKADFDRNIELIVIDVSFISLKKVIPVVRDILNEGGSLIALIKPQFEVGRGEVGKGGVVRDEEKHRRVVDEIKAFSIENGYISLGTIPSPILGPKGNREFFIYLKRNDAF, encoded by the coding sequence GTGGCACCGCCGAAATCAAGGGATGAAAGGGACCTAAGGCCGAGACTCGATACCCTCCTGGTCGATAGGGGCCTTCTCCCCACCAGAGAAAAATCTAGGGCCTTAATCATGGCGGGCGAGGTCCTTGTAGACGGGGAGCCTGTAGTAAAGTCAGGCACCCGGGTCAAGCGTGACTCCGAGATCGTAATCCTCGACAAAACCCCCAGATACGTCAGCCGCGGAGGAATAAAGCTCGAGGCGGCCTTAAGCGCCTTCTCACCCGAAGTCGAGGGAAAGGTCGCTCTCGACGTCGGGGCGTCGACAGGGGGCTTCACTGACTGCCTCCTGAAATTCGGGGCCGCCCACGTCTATGCCCTCGACGTCGGATACGGCCAGCTCGACTGGAGGCTGAGAAACGACCCGAGGGTCACGGTCTTGGAGAGGAAAAACATTCGCAGTGTAAAAAAAGCCGATTTCGACCGAAATATAGAGCTTATCGTAATCGACGTCTCCTTCATATCGCTAAAGAAGGTCATACCCGTAGTCAGAGACATCCTGAACGAAGGGGGAAGTCTAATCGCCCTGATAAAGCCCCAATTCGAGGTGGGAAGGGGAGAGGTGGGAAAGGGTGGGGTGGTGAGGGACGAGGAGAAACATCGAAGGGTTGTTGATGAGATAAAGGCCTTCTCTATCGAAAACGGATACATATCTCTCGGTACTATCCCGTCGCCCATTCTCGGACCGAAGGGAAACAGGGAGTTTTTCATTTACCTGAAACGGAATGACGCCTTTTAA
- a CDS encoding 1-deoxy-D-xylulose-5-phosphate synthase, with product MSGLLKNISDPEDIKKLTIDELTELAEEIREFIIDTVSVTGGHLAPSLGTVELTLALYHVFSPPKDKIIWDVGHQAYTHKIITGRRKNFSTLRQLGGISGFPKIKENPLDTFGTGHSSTSISAALGIASGKCINDEGGMVIAVIGDGSMTGGEAFEGLNQAGHLEKKIIVILNDNEMSIDPNVGALSSFFSRHLSSKPVVNLKKEIEAILRSVPGIGEDMVKIAKKAEDAIKGFVTPGMLFESLNIQYFGPIDGHRIDRLVETLSNVKEINAPILLHILTKKGKGYIPAEDNPSMFHGIGPFDVDTGDPVVSSPEIPTYTKIFGNTLLKLARKNKKIVAITAAMSDGTGLSLFSKKYPDRFFDVGIAEQHAVTFAAGLATQGLTPILAIYSTFLQRAYDQIIHDVCLQDLPVIFCIDRGGIVGHDGPTHHGLFDIAFLRSIPNMIYMSPKDENELARMIVTATNLNKPTAIRYPRGKGLGVKMDDSPKELKIGRAEVITKGDDITIVALGPMVAFAEDAVRRLETRSIRATLINARFVKPLDIYTIGSSVEKTGTLLTVEEGILSGGFGSGVMEGLAEANITAAKTGEAALIKRLGIPDEFVEHGPQDVLRARYGLSPAGIFEAALALVDEKKKGRSGTAEIKG from the coding sequence ATGAGTGGACTCCTTAAGAATATAAGCGATCCGGAGGATATAAAAAAACTCACGATAGACGAGCTAACGGAGCTTGCCGAGGAGATCCGAGAGTTTATCATCGATACGGTATCGGTAACCGGGGGGCACCTTGCGCCGAGCCTTGGCACCGTTGAGCTTACGCTGGCGCTGTACCACGTATTTTCGCCCCCAAAAGATAAGATAATCTGGGATGTCGGGCATCAGGCCTACACCCACAAGATAATAACCGGCAGGAGAAAGAACTTCTCAACGCTGAGACAGCTTGGGGGAATCTCCGGCTTTCCGAAGATCAAGGAGAATCCCCTGGATACCTTCGGAACGGGCCATAGCTCGACCTCCATATCCGCGGCCCTCGGAATAGCCTCCGGGAAATGTATCAACGACGAAGGCGGAATGGTCATCGCTGTCATAGGGGACGGCTCGATGACCGGCGGAGAAGCATTCGAGGGGCTGAATCAGGCGGGGCACCTCGAAAAGAAAATCATAGTGATATTGAACGACAATGAGATGTCGATCGATCCGAACGTGGGGGCGCTGTCCTCCTTTTTCTCCCGGCACTTATCTTCAAAGCCGGTAGTCAACCTCAAGAAGGAGATCGAGGCCATCCTGAGGTCGGTCCCCGGCATAGGCGAGGACATGGTGAAGATAGCCAAGAAAGCGGAGGACGCCATCAAGGGCTTTGTGACCCCCGGCATGCTCTTCGAGTCGCTTAACATCCAGTACTTCGGCCCAATAGACGGACACAGGATCGACCGCCTGGTCGAGACACTTTCAAACGTCAAAGAGATCAACGCCCCGATCCTCCTCCACATCTTGACGAAAAAGGGCAAGGGCTACATCCCGGCGGAGGACAACCCGTCGATGTTCCACGGAATCGGGCCCTTCGATGTCGACACTGGGGACCCGGTCGTGTCGAGTCCGGAGATTCCCACCTACACGAAGATCTTCGGAAACACGCTTTTAAAGCTCGCCCGAAAAAACAAGAAGATAGTCGCAATAACCGCCGCGATGTCCGACGGGACGGGCCTCTCCCTGTTCTCAAAAAAGTATCCCGACAGGTTTTTCGACGTGGGCATCGCGGAACAGCACGCCGTAACGTTTGCCGCGGGACTCGCAACGCAGGGACTGACCCCGATCTTAGCGATCTACTCAACCTTTCTCCAAAGGGCTTACGATCAGATCATCCACGACGTATGCCTCCAGGACCTCCCCGTAATTTTTTGTATCGACAGAGGGGGTATCGTCGGGCACGACGGTCCAACGCACCACGGGCTGTTCGACATCGCATTCTTGAGAAGCATCCCCAACATGATATATATGTCCCCGAAAGACGAAAACGAGCTCGCCCGTATGATTGTAACCGCAACCAACCTCAATAAACCGACGGCGATAAGATACCCCCGGGGGAAGGGATTAGGAGTGAAGATGGATGACAGCCCAAAGGAGCTTAAGATCGGCAGGGCCGAAGTCATTACGAAGGGGGACGACATCACGATCGTCGCTTTGGGGCCCATGGTCGCATTCGCCGAGGACGCCGTGAGGCGTTTGGAAACGAGGAGCATCCGCGCCACGCTTATCAACGCCAGGTTCGTTAAACCCCTGGATATTTATACGATCGGCTCTTCCGTGGAAAAGACCGGGACGCTCCTCACCGTAGAGGAGGGAATCCTCTCCGGTGGATTCGGAAGCGGCGTAATGGAGGGACTTGCCGAAGCCAACATCACGGCGGCCAAAACCGGCGAGGCCGCCCTTATCAAGCGTCTGGGTATACCCGACGAGTTCGTGGAGCACGGCCCCCAGGACGTCCTGAGGGCGAGATACGGTCTCTCCCCCGCCGGCATCTTCGAGGCGGCGCTCGCCCTCGTGGACGAAAAGAAAAAGGGGCGAAGTGGCACCGCCGAAATCAAGGGATGA